Proteins co-encoded in one Symbiobacterium terraclitae genomic window:
- a CDS encoding SDR family oxidoreductase, protein MTAASTGLGYASALALAREGCDLAICSRSEEAISSAAGRIRQETGRKVLAMAADVSRKEDLERFVAAALAEYGGVDIVVSNTGGPPAGGFLDFDDDAWVNAFNSLLMPAVRLSRAALPSMKERGFGRIIYITSSGVKQPIQNLILSNSLRAAVTNMMKSLATEVAPLGITVNCVAPGRIHTDRVDSLDQGAAARSGKSLEEVRREAASRIPVGRYGRPEEFGRAVAFLASEAASYITGSAWQLDGGMVGSL, encoded by the coding sequence GGCGCTGGCCCGTGAGGGGTGCGACCTCGCCATCTGCAGCCGCAGCGAGGAGGCCATCAGCTCGGCCGCCGGGCGGATACGCCAGGAGACCGGGCGCAAGGTGCTCGCTATGGCGGCGGACGTCAGCCGAAAGGAGGACCTGGAGCGGTTCGTCGCAGCGGCGCTGGCGGAGTACGGCGGCGTGGACATCGTGGTCTCCAACACCGGCGGCCCGCCCGCGGGCGGTTTCCTCGACTTCGACGACGATGCCTGGGTCAACGCCTTCAACTCGCTCCTGATGCCGGCCGTCCGCCTGAGCCGAGCCGCGCTGCCCTCCATGAAGGAGCGGGGATTCGGCCGGATCATCTACATCACGTCCTCCGGCGTGAAGCAGCCCATCCAGAACCTGATCCTCTCCAACTCCCTCCGGGCCGCCGTCACCAACATGATGAAGAGCCTGGCCACCGAGGTGGCGCCGCTGGGTATCACGGTGAACTGCGTGGCTCCCGGCCGGATCCACACCGACCGGGTGGACTCCCTCGATCAGGGCGCTGCCGCCCGGAGCGGCAAGAGCCTGGAGGAGGTCCGCAGGGAGGCGGCGAGCCGCATCCCCGTCGGCCGCTACGGCAGGCCGGAGGAGTTCGGCCGCGCGGTCGCCTTCCTCGCCAGCGAGGCGGCCTCGTACATCACGGGTTCGGCGTGGCAGTTGGACGGCGGCATGGTGGGTAGCCTGTAG